The sequence AAAGTCATGCTGGTGGGGCAAAGTCACCGCTTCGAATTGTGGAGTCTGGATAGCTGGAATGCTGGCCGCGAGGATTGGCTGGCCGAGACGTCAGGTGATCTGACGATTCCGGAAGAAATGCAATCCCTGTCTTTGTAAAAGGGAGAGATTTTGATGTCCGACAAAGTAGAGCACCAAACGGTTCTTCTCGATGAGGCTGTAGCGGCACTGGTCACCGATCCGGATGGCTGGTATGTCGATGGCACCTTTGGTCGTGGCGGGCATACCCGGGCGATTCTTTCCCGGCTATCAACGGCTGGTGCCGTTATGGCTATTGATAAGGATCCGCAGGCATTAAAGGCGGCAAAAACCGGTTTTGAAAATGACTCGCGATTTGAGTTTGTGCAGTGCTCCTTCGCAGATTTGGCTGAACAGGTGGCGTTGCGTGGCAAGGTTGGCGAGGTGGCGGGCGTGCTGTTAGATCTGGGTGTTTCTTCCCCACAGTTGGATGACTCTGAGCGCGGATTCAGCTTTCTGAGAGACGGGCCGCTGGATATGAGGATGAATCCTGAGGCGGGGGTCAGTGCTGCGGATTGGCTGGCAGTGGCGGAAGAGGCTGATATTGCCAGTGTTTTGAAAGTTTACGGTGAGGAGCGGTTCGCTCGGCGTATGGCGCGAGCTGTTGTGGAGGCGCGACAGCAGCAAGCCATCACCCG is a genomic window of Pseudomonadales bacterium containing:
- the rsmH gene encoding 16S rRNA (cytosine(1402)-N(4))-methyltransferase RsmH; translation: MSDKVEHQTVLLDEAVAALVTDPDGWYVDGTFGRGGHTRAILSRLSTAGAVMAIDKDPQALKAAKTGFENDSRFEFVQCSFADLAEQVALRGKVGEVAGVLLDLGVSSPQLDDSERGFSFLRDGPLDMRMNPEAGVSAADWLAVAEEADIASVLKVYGEERFARRMARAVVEARQQQAITRTGQLAEIIAAANPAWEKGKHPATRAFQAIRIFVNRELEDLQDFLEVVLDVLAVGGRLVVISFHSLEDRLVKRFIRENVQGKPIPKGLPVMEKDIVRRMRAVGKAVKPGSVEVERNPRARSAVMRVAEKVA